A window of Nocardia arthritidis genomic DNA:
TGTCGACAGGGAAGTCGGGGCGAGCGCGTCCAAGCCCGGCGCGCGATGACAACCAGAAACCATTGGTGTCGGGGAGAGACGACGTGGCGGGATTACCGGAGCTTGGAGGGAAGCAACCGCCGCAGGACCGAAGCGTGGACGATCCGCGCGGCGAGGCGCGAACGCCAGGCGCCGTGCTTGACGGCGAAGACGAAGTGCCCAGTCAGCCACAGAGCGATTCCAGTCAGCAGCCAGCCGGCATGCGCGGCGGGCGCACGGTTGGGAAGCAGGATCAGCGTGAGGACGGAGTCGAGCATCAAGAGGATTCCGGCGATCCGGGCGAGGGTGGGAAATAGGGACCAGAAGATCAGAAAGCCTGAAACGGCGATGACAGTCAACCAGATCAGTGCCATGGCTGAGCCTCTCTTTGTGCGGACGGGGCCGACGGGAATGTGATGGATCGCGAGCGTCGCTGTGGCTCGGCGTGGACTCCGGGGGCCGTGTCGGCGGGTCACCGCGCACCTGCTTGGGCAGGCGGGTGAGTCGAGTGTCGACACGGCCCTCGCAATCCGCGCCGGGGTGCGGCGGTTGGCCGCGGTCAGACACCGTGCTGCTCGCTGGAGGTGGCGACGTCGCCGTTGCGGGGCGAGGGTTGTGTATTCGGCAGGCTCCATTCGTAGGAGCTGCCGGGGCGGGGTGCGACGCGCGGCATGCTGGTGGTGGCCAGTCGCTCGCGGCGCACGTCGTTGAGCTGTTCGGACTCGCGGTCGAGACAGTCGTCCACGGTCACGGTCAGATCGTGGACGACTGTCTCGAGAGCGCGACAGCGGTCCGAGAGTTGGGCGACCAGAGCGCGTAGCCGAGAATTCTCGGCCTCCAGGTCAGCTCGTAGGAGTGGCTCGGACATGGCGCACGCATCCGTGTGTGCACCCGACTCAGTCGGGCAGCGGGGTTACCGGTCGACGGTGATAGTGCTCGAATTGAGCCCGCCGGAAATCGGCAGCAGCGACACGGACACCACGATCAGCCAATCCCGCGACGTAACGGTCTAGACGGCCGTGGGCCGCGGCGTGATCGTGAGCCGAGGTGCTGCGGGCGATTTCTTCCATCAGCTGATGCGCGCGCCGGTCGATCGTGGGGTAGCGAGTGGCCCAGGAACCCTCCATGCGTTCCCACTGGTCCGGGTCGTAGGTGAGGTCACCGACCCACCCGTCGATGTGGGCGGTCGCAGTTACAACAGTCATCGTTTTGCCTTTCAGGACGGGGGAATGGAAACAAGACCGTCTGTCCCGGTCCCGCGATACGGGACCGGGACAGACGATGGGAGATGAGGGTCAGAACGGCGGCTTGTCGTCGTCGCTCTCGGGGGCCGACTGTTCGCCCGCGCCGACCGAGACCGGGGTCTGGTCGGCAGCAGCGCCCCAAGGGTCGTCGATCGGTTCGCCGATCACGGTGGCGGCGCGCGACGCCTTGGTGACCACCGCCGTCGCGTACTGCAACGACGGTCCGAGGACATCGACGGTCATCTCCATGACGGTGCGCTTCTCGCCCGTGTCCTTAACGGTGTAGCTGGACTGCTTCAACCGCCCGTACGCGATGACAGTCATGCCGCGGGTGAGGCTGTCGGAGATGTGTTCGGCCAGCGGACCCCACGCGGTGCAGCGCATGAACACCACGGGCAGGTCCTTGTACCGTTCGGCGTCCTTGTCGTAGTAGCGGTCGTTGCACGCGACGGTGAAGTGAACGCCTGCTTCGCCCTTTTTGCTGAAGAACAGTTCCGGGTCGGCGGTCAGGTTGCCGATGACGGTGGGAGTAATTGCTCCGAACATGGTGAGTCTCCTTGGGTGAAATTGAATTGATAGGACGACCGACCCACCCCGGCCCCCCGCCAGCTCGAAAGTGAGAAGAGCTGGATCGGTGCCGTGGGGCTGTCGATCTATGGCTCCGCCATCGGGCTGCGGCAAGGGCGTCAAGCCTGGGGCGCTTTTCCACAGGCTTGACGCCCTTGCCACGGCCTGATCCCCTTGGGGTAGATCGACAGCCCCTGTCACCGATGCCGTCGACCCATCGGACCTCCATGCACCGACCCGACAACGCCCGCAAGGCTTTCCAACGAGGTCGGATGCTGGGAATCGCCTCAGAAGGCACCCGGTGAACGTTGAGTGTGATTCGGAACGATGGGGTGCTGCTGATGAAGGCCGCCGTGGCGTGCGATGAGCAGATCGTCGTGTAGGCCGGTCTACGCCGCCAGTGGTAGCGAGCGGCGTGGTGCTGGGTTTGCGACTGGCTCCGGGCATCATGGTCGGCTCTCACCTGCAAGGGAGGACCACCAGTTGCCGACGAGCCCGCGTGCGGTCCAATCCGCGAGGTGGTCGTGTGCGCAATCGCGGTGCGAGGCGACCGCCGCCATCCGCTCGATGGGATAGCAGCGCGAATGCGTCGAGCACCCTTGGGGCCAGCCGGGTACGTCCTCATCGAGCACGATGACGTTTGTCGGGATCAGCCCGTCGCTGGCGAGCGGCGCGAGCAGGGTCGCCTCGGCGTCAGGGTCACCGAGCGCAGCGGTGGGCAGCAGCGCGAAGTGCCAGCGCCGGTCAGGAGACAGGACAGCGACCCGGATCGGAGTGTCCAGTAGCGCGGCGGCGGCTTGCACGGCGGCCACGGCGGTGTAGCCGTAGCAGAAGATCTCGAGCGGGGTGCCATCGAGACGGGAGTAGACGGCGGCGCACCAATCAGTGTTGGCGGCCATGTCGTCGTCGAGCACCAGGCCGTCGCCGTTGCACACGAGCATCTCGAGCGGAATACCGTGGGTTTCGCCGACGGGAAGGTAAATGTTCACGTGGCCTACGACGCGGATCTCGGCGTAGTAGCCGAGCTCGGCTAGAGCGATCAACTCCGGTGCGTAGCGCAACTGTGCTTGGGCGATGAGGGCGTCGAAATTGGTGGAGGACAACGCCTTCTCCCCTCGGGAGTGCGGGTGCGGGAAGTGAAGGGCGGGCCTATGGCTCCTGTCCGATCGCTGTTCGATGGGGCGCATGAGGACCACAAGCAGGTTTCTCCACGTCAGATGGTGGGGACTTCCTGACTAGATGCCGGTAGGCGTTTGAGCTGGCTCGGAAGGGAAACGCGCTGCTGGTGATGGGCGACATCCGCTGGTGATGAGAAGGTCGTCGCAGGCCGGTCCTACGCCGCCAGCGGTTGGGAGCGGGTCGGTGCCGCTGTGCGGTCGTGGGGAGTCGGGGCGGAGGGCCAGCGGTCGAGTTCTTCGCCGGTGACTGCTTCGACGAGGGCAGAGATGAGGATCTCGGCCACCGGAGGGGTGACGGCGTTACCGAGCTGCCGCACGCGCTCGCGTTTGGTGCCCAGGACCACATAGCTGGAGCCGAATGCCATGGCGCTGCTTATTTCCTGGGGCTCCAACATGCGGAAACGGACATCGGCGATGTCGAGTTCGGCGACGCTGTCGACAAGAGCGAAATGACCGCGGGTGGGTACCGTGCACATCGGGTCGGTGATCGGCCTGGCGGCGCAGCGGCCGTAGTACGGCAGGAGCATCGAATCCCACTGGGTGCCGAAGGCATTGACGGCGGGGGTGACGAGGCCGTGATGGTTGCCGCTGGCGGTGATGGTGGCCAGCGCCTCAGTGACCGGTCGCGCATCGGAGGATCCGCCGCGGAGTTCGGCGATGAACGGCCAGAACGCGACGGCGGTTTCCGCGCGGGTGGTCTGCGTGCGCATCGGGAATGTCGCGGGCACGGCGTCCTTGCCGTCGCGGCCTTCGGTCGGCACCAGCAGCGGCGGCACGACCAACGCATGGTTGGATCCGTCGGCGACGACGGTGGCCAGCGGCTCGTCCAGACCGATGGTGCGGGGGCGATCCGAGCGCAGCAGCGCCAGGAACGGGGCCGGCACCGCGAGCCCGTCGTTCTCCCTGGTGGTGCGCGCGCTCATCGGGGAGGTGATCGGCATCGCCTGATCACGCCAGGTTCCGCCTGCGGGAACCATCATCGGCATCACCGTGGCGTAACGGCGCAATCCGACCTGGATCCGTTCCATCGTCTTGTCCGCCAAGGGTTTCGCCCGATCACCGATGCGAGTTCCTTCCAGGCTCCAATCGATCGCCGCTGCCGCCGGGAGCGCGGGCGGTTCCAGGATGGTGTTGCGACACCGAACATGTGGGCAGCGGTAGAGATACTGTTGCCGGTATCGGCCCATATCGGCGTTCGGTTGTTTGAACACCTGGAGTGCCTGCACCCATTCGTCGCAGCCAGTGCAGTACGCCAAAGGGCGTAACCACTTGTCCCAGTCGGGTTCACGGCCCAATGTGGTATCCCAATAGGCAAGATATAGGCGGTCACGGCTTTGCGGTGCCGGTGGCGTGAGGACCGGCTGGGCGTGCATGGAATTCATCGCGATGAGCTTGGTTTTGTAGCCCAGGGCTCGGATTTCGGTGACCCAGCGAGTCCATTGGTCCCACGCACGGACCTCGATGACGTTCTCCACTATTCCTGCGCGGACTCTGCCGCCGCGGTCGATGACACCGCGCAGGTACTGAGGGACCTCTTCCATGAGGGCGCGGGAGCGTTCGGCGGCCTCGTCGCGGGGGAGCTCGAGCAGGTCGACTTGCAGGGTGTTGTGAAAGTCGCGGCGTGCACCGCGCGCGGAGGACCATTGCGGGCACTCCGGAGACGCCCACAGAAGGTCGGCGACCGGCCACCGGTGCACCGGCGCGGTGCGGATGTCACCGAGATAATGGTCGGTAGCTGGAAAATTTCTGGAATGGGACTCAATTGCCAGATCCCAATGATTCGCGGCGCGAGCAACTCGAACACCCGGAACAGCATGAGCGCCTTGGCTGGAGCCGCCGGCGCCACAGAACCAATCCATTAACTCAAGCATGGTTGCACCTCTTCGGAATGCAAGGAAGGCGACAGGTGACCCGCACCGTAAAGACGCAGAAGCGCGCCGACCGGCCGAAGCCGGTCGGCGGACTCGTGGTCATCGACTCGGTGTGCGACTTGATTGTCGGGAATAAGCTATGCAGACAGAAGGTGACCCGTTGTGGTCTGCCGGGACGGTGGGATCAATTCTCGGTGTTAAATGCGCCGCCGGATGCTCGCCGCAATTGCTCGTCGAGCGTGCCATCCACGAGGTTGGCGATGAATCCGCCATCGAGGTATACGCACACGGTGAAGCGGTCCGAGCCTCCGAGTACTCCGTCCATCTCGTTGTTGGACGCCGCGACGTCATACCCGTTGGGTAGGCGTGCCCAGAATGCGTAAGTGTCCGCTCCGAGATAGACACACTCGCATGTGCCGGTGACGGCGTAACGCCCGACCGTTCGGAACTGTTCGGGGTACCGGGACGTGAAATATTCGACCGCTTCGGTCGGATTATGAGGATGGAGCGAGCGACGGAGTTGCTTGGCTCGGCGCACGGTGAACGTGAATTGGAAGATAGCGAGAACGCAGAGGAGGGCTGGAATGGTTATCAGCACGATCGTTGCGGCATCGTTCATCGCTCAGGCGCCTTTCAGTGTGTTGTGCTCCTCCACGCCACGAGGACGGAGATCAATTCGCCGATTTGATCGGCAGAAAGGTCGGCGGCCATGTAATCGCCGTCGTGTCGGCGTTCAGCGGAAAACGCCGACCACCATCTCCGTAGTCGATCACATGCAAGCAGTGATCTCCCTCATCTGCGGCGGAATATATTTCAAGATGAACGGAAATATTCAGCTCCTTTGATCGTCGACTGTGTCATGCCAACGCCATGGCTTCGACGGCCAGGTCGTCGAGGGCGTCAGCCCGGGTGGGATCGGCCAGTGTTTGGGAGAAGCTGGTAATTGCGTTGGCGATCCCAGCGGCGTTGAGCTGTCCACCCGCAATAAAATGGCTGAGAATTCCGGAGCGTTCCGCTTCGGAGAAACGCATTTGTTTGGCGATGACGGTGATCGTCTTGTCCGGTTCGGTCACCGGAGTCGTCGCGGTGGTATCCAGAAGCTCGATCTGTTCGGCGAGGAACTCCGGCGAGAGCCAATGTCGGACCGTATCGCGGGTTTTGGCCGTCACGACGGCCAACTGTTTGTCATAGGTGTCCTGGGACCAGGCAACGGCACCGGCCTTGAGTCGGCTTCCGAGATGGACGTCGCGGACGGCCAGCATCGGCAGCGTTAGCCCATTACCGCAAACCTGTACGTAGAGTTCAGGTTTCAGCACGACAGCGCCATGGCCAGTCTCGGAGTTGGAGAAGCGGAAGCCGGCGAACATCACCGGCAGGCCGGGATCCCTGGGCAGCGGGGCGGCGGGCGTGGGTAGGCCGGGTGGAGTGGTGACACTGGTGCGGTCGCTCGCGAGTTGTGGCGTGGCGAACGGGTTGCGGTAGTTAGCGAGCAAGGCCGGAGCCAACTGGGCGACGGCGGGTGAATAGACCTTGACGTGCATGGAGGAGTCGGTCAGGTCGCAGGAGCGGATGGTGACCGGGGTGCCTGCCTGGTTGATGCCGTCGAGTACGGCAGTCAGCACATCGAAGTTGTCGCAGATACCGAAGCGGTCCGATAACACTGCCCGCAGCACCCCCGGTCCGCCGGGATCACCGCGGAATGTCCGCAGGAGGAATTTCCGCTGGTCGGATTCGTGACGGCTGTCGGAGCCGGGGACACGGCCGTGGATTTTGCCGTTGACATTCACATCGAACAGGTCCAAGCGGCCGGTGTCGCGCAGCTGGCGCAGGTACCGGCGAGATATATCGAGTTTCTCGGCGATGTCGCCGTCGGCGGAGGCGGTCGGCAGGTACCGGCCGTCGACCGGGGTGACACCGGCCTCGTCGATGACAGGATCGGCTCCGGTCAGTTCGATGAATCCGTCACGGCAGGTCAACGCGGTGACGGGGGCGACAACGTCGAGTTTGGCGGTCTGCTGGGTTTGCAGCAGCGCGACCATGTCGTCGAGAGCGGCGTTGCGGACGCCGGTAAGTACGGACACGAGAAACCATCTCCAATCGGGAAAGGCGGAAAGGGCGGTTCGCCGGTGTGACCAGGCGGGCACACCGGCGAACACGGGATCAACGGAGTGTTGATAGCGGGGTGCTTTTAGAGGTCGGTCTCGATGGAGTCCGGATCGAGCTCGCCGAGTCCGGCAAGTTCGATGGCGACCAGCGGGTAGCCGCGCGCGGCGAGAAAGCGTAGATAGAACGCCACGTTCTCGTGGTTATCCCGCCCGGACGCGACCTCACGCATCCGCCACAGATCCTTGGTGATCAGCCGTTCATAGCCTGCGAGAACAAGGACGTAGACATAGACGTCGGCCCGGCCCCGGGTCGCCTCGGGCAACGACGCGGCAGCGTCTTCGGTGTTGGCGAATCCCAGCAGCCGCAGCGCCATGTCAGCGGCACCGAACCGGCTCAACAGCTCCGGATCACGCAGCAGCGACGCGGCGACGAACTGGGCCTCGTCCTTGGTGAGGGTCTTGCGCGGCACGATGTGCTCGACCAGCCAATCGCGCCGGGCGGCATTGACCGCCTTGGCCTGGTCGCAGAGCCTCTCGATCCGCGCGGCTGCCTGCCGCTCGGCTTCACGGCGCTCGGCCGCCAACCGCGTCGCCTCCGCACGGGCAGCCTCTACCCTCGCGGTCTGTTCGGCGGCCAGACGCTCGGCCT
This region includes:
- the ssb gene encoding single-stranded DNA-binding protein; the encoded protein is MFGAITPTVIGNLTADPELFFSKKGEAGVHFTVACNDRYYDKDAERYKDLPVVFMRCTAWGPLAEHISDSLTRGMTVIAYGRLKQSSYTVKDTGEKRTVMEMTVDVLGPSLQYATAVVTKASRAATVIGEPIDDPWGAAADQTPVSVGAGEQSAPESDDDKPPF
- a CDS encoding DNA cytosine methyltransferase, whose translation is MLELMDWFCGAGGSSQGAHAVPGVRVARAANHWDLAIESHSRNFPATDHYLGDIRTAPVHRWPVADLLWASPECPQWSSARGARRDFHNTLQVDLLELPRDEAAERSRALMEEVPQYLRGVIDRGGRVRAGIVENVIEVRAWDQWTRWVTEIRALGYKTKLIAMNSMHAQPVLTPPAPQSRDRLYLAYWDTTLGREPDWDKWLRPLAYCTGCDEWVQALQVFKQPNADMGRYRQQYLYRCPHVRCRNTILEPPALPAAAAIDWSLEGTRIGDRAKPLADKTMERIQVGLRRYATVMPMMVPAGGTWRDQAMPITSPMSARTTRENDGLAVPAPFLALLRSDRPRTIGLDEPLATVVADGSNHALVVPPLLVPTEGRDGKDAVPATFPMRTQTTRAETAVAFWPFIAELRGGSSDARPVTEALATITASGNHHGLVTPAVNAFGTQWDSMLLPYYGRCAARPITDPMCTVPTRGHFALVDSVAELDIADVRFRMLEPQEISSAMAFGSSYVVLGTKRERVRQLGNAVTPPVAEILISALVEAVTGEELDRWPSAPTPHDRTAAPTRSQPLAA